A single Nitrospira sp. DNA region contains:
- the cmk gene encoding (d)CMP kinase, protein MGRRLIVTIDGPAGAGKSTVARQLATKLGYLYLDTGALYRAVAWRVRAAGVDPGNEQAVAALLPATQVMMDQHRDGVRVTVNGTDITAEIRTPDISTLASKVSALPTVREWLLPVQQRVAERGGVVAEGRDLGTRVFPGAEAKFFLDADVSTRAARRQQDLTGAGNAAGLAQTQQEIEARDQRDRSRALAPLAPAADAEQIDSSSLTVEQVLARMLATIATKL, encoded by the coding sequence GTGGGGCGGCGACTGATTGTAACGATTGACGGCCCCGCGGGAGCGGGCAAGAGCACGGTGGCGCGGCAGCTGGCGACGAAGCTGGGATATTTGTATCTGGACACGGGCGCCCTGTACCGGGCGGTTGCCTGGAGAGTCCGGGCGGCGGGCGTGGATCCCGGGAACGAGCAGGCGGTGGCCGCGCTGCTCCCAGCCACGCAGGTCATGATGGACCAGCACCGCGACGGGGTGCGCGTGACGGTGAACGGCACAGACATCACGGCCGAAATCCGAACGCCGGACATCAGCACGCTGGCCTCAAAGGTGTCGGCGCTCCCGACCGTGCGCGAGTGGCTGCTGCCGGTTCAGCAACGGGTGGCGGAGCGCGGTGGCGTGGTGGCGGAAGGCCGCGATCTCGGCACGCGGGTGTTCCCCGGGGCCGAGGCGAAATTTTTTCTCGACGCCGACGTCAGTACCCGTGCGGCACGCCGGCAGCAGGATTTGACGGGGGCGGGCAACGCAGCGGGACTGGCGCAGACCCAGCAGGAGATCGAGGCGCGGGATCAGCGCGACCGGTCGCGCGCCCTGGCCCCGCTGGCACCTGCGGCAGACGCGGAGCAAATCGACTCCTCGTCGCTGACGGTCGAACAGGTGCTGGCACGGATGCTCGCGACGATCGCCACGAAGCTGTGA
- a CDS encoding VCBS repeat-containing protein, protein MTHRPPTHYRPASRRALLLGLLLLAGIPAMTGCPEREPFTPPDPFYLFATYPVGKNPTSVTTADFNRDGVTDLITTNIGDDSLSILFGNGDGSFKEQQRLLVSVEPRALALYDYNGDGQTDIAVACAGSDQVVLFLGLLNGRFAEGHRYPVQRTPVSIAAGDLNGDRKPDLAVALRNDKIAIFLGAGDGTFTPGPRYEYGDTPTSIAVADLDHDGRLDLLVTNGGPMSNAVTVWTGNGDGSFRDPVDYKTGKSPLGVSFADFNRDRKTDLLVINGERDSFVVFLGSGNGTFQDGKESGADAGPVGGTAGDFDGDGATDVAIVNIQSGNLSILFGRGDGTFHYPPRNYRVASGPFAITPLMLKKEVLGEPGLAVVNNGAGSISIFLHRGLKVTAPAHS, encoded by the coding sequence GTGACACATCGCCCGCCCACGCACTACCGGCCGGCATCCCGGAGGGCACTCCTGCTGGGCCTGCTCCTGCTGGCCGGGATCCCGGCCATGACCGGCTGCCCTGAGCGCGAGCCCTTCACGCCGCCCGATCCCTTCTATCTGTTTGCCACCTATCCGGTTGGGAAGAACCCCACCTCGGTCACAACGGCCGACTTTAATCGTGACGGGGTGACCGATCTCATCACGACCAATATCGGCGACGATTCCCTGTCCATCCTGTTCGGCAACGGGGACGGCAGCTTCAAGGAACAACAGCGGCTGCTGGTCAGCGTGGAACCGCGGGCCCTCGCCCTGTATGACTACAATGGGGACGGGCAGACAGACATCGCCGTGGCCTGCGCCGGCAGCGACCAGGTGGTCCTTTTTCTTGGATTGCTGAACGGGCGGTTTGCTGAGGGGCACCGCTACCCGGTCCAGCGGACGCCAGTGTCGATTGCGGCCGGCGATCTGAACGGGGACCGGAAGCCCGATCTAGCCGTGGCGTTGCGCAACGACAAGATCGCCATCTTTCTGGGGGCCGGCGACGGCACCTTCACGCCGGGCCCCCGGTACGAATACGGTGACACACCGACTTCCATTGCCGTCGCCGATCTCGACCACGATGGACGGCTCGACCTGCTCGTCACGAACGGCGGGCCGATGAGCAATGCCGTCACCGTCTGGACCGGCAACGGCGATGGCAGTTTCCGTGATCCTGTGGATTACAAGACCGGCAAGAGCCCGCTGGGGGTATCCTTCGCCGACTTCAACCGCGACCGGAAGACCGACCTGCTTGTCATCAACGGGGAGCGCGACAGCTTTGTCGTCTTTCTGGGAAGCGGGAATGGGACGTTTCAGGACGGCAAGGAATCCGGTGCGGATGCCGGGCCGGTCGGCGGCACGGCCGGCGATTTCGATGGCGATGGGGCTACGGACGTCGCCATCGTCAACATCCAGTCAGGCAACCTTTCGATTCTGTTTGGACGTGGCGACGGTACGTTCCACTACCCACCCCGCAATTACCGCGTCGCTTCGGGCCCCTTCGCCATCACACCGCTCATGCTCAAGAAGGAAGTGCTGGGGGAGCCCGGCCTGGCGGTCGTCAACAATGGGGCCGGCAGCATCTCCATTTTTCTTCATCGCGGACTGAAGGTTACCGCGCCAGCCCATTCTTAA
- a CDS encoding integration host factor subunit beta, which produces MTKAQIIEKVSEQVTLLTKRQAEVVVNTMFNGVRDSLHRGDKTEIRGFGSFRLRSRRMKEGRNPKTGATVAVPAKKVPFFKAGKELKELLNK; this is translated from the coding sequence ATGACCAAAGCGCAGATCATCGAAAAGGTGTCGGAACAGGTCACGCTCCTGACGAAGCGTCAGGCCGAGGTCGTCGTCAACACCATGTTCAACGGTGTGCGCGATTCGCTCCACCGTGGCGACAAGACAGAGATCCGTGGCTTCGGCAGCTTCCGGCTGCGGAGCCGGCGCATGAAGGAGGGCCGCAACCCAAAAACCGGGGCGACCGTGGCCGTCCCAGCTAAAAAGGTGCCGTTCTTCAAAGCTGGAAAAGAACTCAAGGAACTGTTAAACAAGTAG
- a CDS encoding 30S ribosomal protein S1, with protein sequence MSTAAKHTGDQMDRNALAALYEETFRNFEEGTIIEGRIVAIGHGRVVVDIGYKSEGIIPAEQFNSEELQGLKVSDRLTVYIEEREDADGNLILSKEKADKMKVWEDLEKAHNEERVVDGKILSRIKGGMMVDIGVKAFLPGSQIDLHPVRDLDGLVGKSFPLKIIKINQRRGNVVVSRRVLLEESRDKRRQTTLANLKEGQLVQGMVKNITEYGAFIDLGGIDGLLHITDMSWGRVGHPSEMFMVGDRVEVIVLKYDRETGRISLGQKQKGADPWTGVAAKYPIGARVKGKVVSLTDYGAFIELEPGVEGLVHVSEMSWSHEVRHPSRLVSVGDQVEAAVLNIDPGNRKISLGMKQTAPNPWDMVESKYPVGTRIQGKVKSLTDFGAFVGLDEGIDGLIHISDMSWTKHVKHSSELFKKGQPVEAVVLRIDKEKERLSLGYKQLSRDPWDVDIPERYKVGDSVTGKVSNLTDFGAFVELEGGVEGLIHISEANLQPPARLEEKFKPQDDVTAKIIKVDREERKIALSLREHQMDSDRRQMDEYHSSQGAVDQSLGRAAKKTKKRERDDN encoded by the coding sequence ATGAGCACCGCAGCTAAGCACACGGGAGACCAGATGGATCGGAACGCGCTTGCCGCGCTCTACGAGGAAACCTTCCGAAATTTTGAGGAGGGGACGATTATCGAGGGCCGGATCGTGGCGATCGGACACGGCCGCGTCGTTGTGGACATCGGCTACAAGTCCGAGGGGATCATCCCCGCCGAGCAGTTCAACAGCGAGGAACTGCAGGGCCTGAAGGTGAGCGACCGCCTGACAGTCTACATCGAGGAGCGGGAGGACGCCGACGGCAACCTGATCCTCTCCAAGGAAAAAGCTGACAAGATGAAGGTCTGGGAGGACCTGGAGAAGGCCCACAACGAGGAACGCGTCGTGGACGGCAAGATCCTCTCCCGCATCAAGGGCGGCATGATGGTGGACATCGGCGTGAAAGCGTTCCTGCCGGGCTCGCAGATCGACCTGCATCCCGTGCGCGACCTCGACGGCCTTGTCGGCAAGAGTTTCCCGCTCAAGATTATCAAGATCAACCAACGCCGCGGCAACGTGGTCGTCTCGCGCCGCGTGCTGCTGGAGGAATCGCGCGACAAGCGCCGCCAGACCACGCTGGCCAACCTCAAGGAAGGTCAGCTCGTGCAGGGCATGGTGAAGAACATCACGGAATACGGCGCCTTCATCGACTTGGGGGGCATTGACGGCCTCCTGCACATCACCGACATGTCGTGGGGCCGCGTGGGCCATCCGTCGGAAATGTTCATGGTCGGCGACCGTGTCGAGGTCATCGTCCTAAAATATGACCGGGAGACCGGCCGCATTTCACTCGGCCAGAAGCAAAAGGGTGCGGATCCCTGGACCGGCGTCGCCGCCAAGTACCCGATCGGCGCGCGTGTCAAGGGCAAGGTCGTGAGCCTGACCGATTACGGCGCCTTCATCGAGCTGGAGCCGGGTGTCGAGGGCCTCGTGCACGTCTCCGAGATGTCCTGGTCGCATGAAGTGCGGCATCCGTCGCGCCTGGTCTCCGTCGGCGACCAGGTCGAGGCGGCCGTGCTCAACATTGACCCGGGCAACCGCAAAATCTCTCTCGGCATGAAACAGACCGCCCCGAATCCCTGGGACATGGTGGAATCGAAGTACCCGGTGGGTACGCGCATCCAGGGCAAGGTGAAGAGCCTCACCGATTTCGGCGCCTTCGTGGGCCTAGACGAGGGTATCGACGGCCTGATCCACATTTCCGACATGTCGTGGACGAAGCACGTCAAGCATTCGTCGGAGCTGTTCAAGAAGGGGCAGCCTGTCGAAGCGGTCGTGCTGCGGATCGACAAGGAGAAGGAGCGCCTGTCGCTGGGCTACAAGCAACTCTCCCGCGATCCGTGGGATGTGGACATACCCGAGCGCTATAAGGTCGGCGACAGCGTCACCGGCAAGGTGTCGAACCTGACCGATTTCGGTGCCTTTGTCGAACTGGAAGGCGGCGTGGAGGGACTGATCCACATCAGCGAGGCCAATCTCCAGCCTCCGGCGCGCCTGGAGGAGAAGTTCAAACCGCAGGACGACGTCACGGCAAAGATCATCAAGGTGGACCGCGAGGAGCGCAAAATCGCGCTGAGCCTTCGCGAGCACCAGATGGATTCGGACCGCCGGCAGATGGACGAGTACCACTCGTCGCAGGGCGCGGTGGACCAGAGCCTCGGACGCGCGGCGAAGAAGACGAAGAAGCGCGAGCGGGACGACAACTGA
- the sppA gene encoding signal peptide peptidase SppA has protein sequence MTDDVTTTPPAKKPGRRLLWWALGGLVLLLVGNALFSDLDMPGEDRIGLVRVEGVILDSKDTVSELKRFGDSSSIKAIVLRIDSPGGGVVPSQEIHDAVQRVRTKQNKTVVASMGTVAASGGYYIAAAADRIVANPGTLTGSIGVIMEMVNLEGLLHKVGVEGVVIKSGRYKDVGSPFRKMNPEERRILQSVMDDVHEQFIEAVAEGRSLGVKDVRPLADGRIFTGRQAVDAKLVDELGDLDDAIRIAAEMVGIEGEPAVVNPKKRFSIRDIIDSSVQGLLPKLDMRPGIQLKYLMAF, from the coding sequence ATGACGGATGACGTCACCACCACCCCGCCAGCCAAAAAGCCCGGGCGGCGCCTGCTCTGGTGGGCGCTTGGCGGGCTCGTGCTACTGCTCGTAGGCAATGCACTGTTCTCGGACCTGGACATGCCGGGTGAGGACCGCATCGGACTGGTGCGCGTCGAGGGCGTGATCCTGGACTCGAAGGACACCGTCTCGGAACTGAAACGGTTTGGGGACAGCTCCTCGATCAAGGCCATTGTCCTGCGGATCGACAGCCCGGGCGGCGGCGTCGTCCCGTCGCAGGAAATCCACGACGCGGTCCAGCGGGTGCGGACCAAGCAGAACAAGACAGTCGTGGCCTCCATGGGCACGGTGGCCGCATCGGGCGGCTATTACATCGCGGCGGCGGCCGACCGGATCGTCGCCAATCCCGGCACACTGACGGGCAGCATTGGCGTGATCATGGAAATGGTCAACCTGGAAGGCCTCCTTCACAAGGTCGGCGTTGAGGGCGTGGTCATCAAGAGTGGGCGCTACAAGGACGTCGGCTCGCCGTTTCGGAAGATGAACCCGGAGGAGCGCAGGATTCTCCAATCTGTTATGGACGACGTGCACGAGCAGTTTATCGAGGCTGTGGCAGAAGGGCGGTCGCTGGGCGTTAAGGACGTACGGCCGCTGGCCGACGGGCGCATCTTCACCGGCCGGCAGGCGGTGGACGCCAAACTGGTGGACGAGTTGGGCGACCTGGACGACGCTATCCGCATCGCCGCGGAGATGGTCGGCATTGAAGGGGAGCCCGCGGTAGTCAACCCGAAAAAGCGGTTTTCTATTAGGGACATCATCGACAGCAGCGTGCAGGGTCTCTTGCCAAAACTCGACATGCGGCCAGGCATCCAACTCAAGTATCTGATGGCGTTCTAA
- a CDS encoding D-alanyl-D-alanine carboxypeptidase, whose protein sequence is MAGAARKSASPSRCESLPRRMTVPPSIRFTIVRMALVAASGLIGAFAWTPVALATHGPGASFAAVGNDPDDIRSLSVFRHQRTKAQSILLKDLSTGRTLYEVGANRRVAPASLTKIMSALVILEYGQLNDVVTVSRKAASARKTHLRLRPGYTFRLEDLLKAMLITSANDACLAAAEHVGGSEEMFAAMMNKKARRLGLLDTHFENACGFDGPTHYTTAADLATLSEAAMQDPTFRQLVRREFDMIFPLNANRSYPLRSTNRLLGRMPGIEGIKTGFTSKAGRCVVLKASQNGKEVLLVLLHANRRWDTASTLLRQGLQSVN, encoded by the coding sequence ATGGCTGGCGCGGCGCGAAAATCCGCGAGCCCATCTCGCTGTGAGAGTCTTCCACGCCGCATGACCGTCCCACCCTCGATACGCTTCACGATTGTACGGATGGCCCTGGTCGCGGCGAGCGGCCTGATCGGCGCGTTCGCCTGGACACCGGTGGCGCTAGCCACCCACGGACCTGGGGCTAGCTTTGCAGCCGTCGGTAACGACCCCGACGATATCCGGTCTCTCTCCGTCTTTCGACATCAGCGAACAAAGGCCCAGAGCATCCTGTTGAAAGATTTGTCCACGGGCCGCACTTTATACGAAGTCGGCGCGAACCGGCGCGTGGCACCGGCCAGCCTCACGAAAATCATGTCGGCCCTCGTCATTCTGGAGTACGGCCAGCTGAACGATGTCGTCACGGTGAGCCGGAAGGCGGCATCCGCCAGAAAAACTCACCTGCGTCTCCGTCCTGGGTATACATTCCGACTCGAGGATCTCCTGAAGGCGATGTTGATTACCTCGGCCAACGACGCCTGCCTTGCGGCCGCCGAGCATGTCGGGGGGTCGGAAGAGATGTTTGCGGCGATGATGAACAAAAAGGCCAGGCGTCTGGGTCTATTGGACACACACTTCGAGAATGCCTGCGGGTTCGACGGGCCAACTCACTACACGACAGCCGCGGATCTGGCCACGCTCAGCGAAGCTGCCATGCAGGATCCCACGTTCCGCCAGCTCGTCCGCCGCGAATTCGACATGATCTTTCCCCTTAACGCCAACCGTTCCTACCCGCTGCGCAGCACCAACCGGCTGCTGGGGCGCATGCCTGGGATCGAGGGCATTAAGACCGGATTCACATCGAAGGCCGGACGGTGTGTTGTCCTCAAAGCCTCGCAGAACGGGAAGGAAGTGCTACTCGTGCTGCTCCACGCCAACCGCCGGTGGGACACTGCGTCCACGCTACTCCGCCAGGGCTTGCAGTCTGTCAACTAG
- a CDS encoding 1-acyl-sn-glycerol-3-phosphate acyltransferase: MSNVAYGILWLVVSTLGRLCFCYRATGRELVPGGGVLIAANHASYVDIPFTGIGLRRRMWYLGRQDLFLPVLRPILRWLGWIPIRLDRLDRNGFGTAIRLIRKGKVVVIYPEGTRTPDGQLRPGRPGLGMIVAETGCPVVPAYLSGTRDVLPIGARRLAFKPVGITFGAPIDFSDAVTKLEGKEFYQHVGRTVMARIAELGQVPPPAERPEYRAPAPSRNAE; the protein is encoded by the coding sequence GTGAGCAATGTCGCCTACGGCATCCTGTGGCTTGTGGTCAGCACGCTGGGGCGGCTGTGTTTTTGTTATCGGGCCACGGGGCGTGAGCTTGTCCCAGGTGGCGGCGTATTGATCGCGGCAAACCATGCGAGCTACGTCGACATTCCCTTCACGGGAATCGGCCTCCGGCGGCGCATGTGGTATCTAGGCCGGCAGGATTTGTTCCTGCCCGTCCTGCGGCCGATCCTGCGCTGGCTGGGATGGATTCCGATTCGGCTGGACCGGCTGGACCGGAACGGATTCGGCACGGCGATCCGCCTGATCCGCAAAGGCAAGGTCGTCGTGATCTACCCCGAGGGCACACGCACTCCGGACGGACAGTTGAGGCCGGGCCGGCCTGGCCTCGGGATGATCGTGGCGGAAACCGGCTGCCCGGTGGTCCCCGCGTATTTGTCGGGCACGCGGGACGTGTTGCCGATCGGCGCGCGGCGGCTGGCGTTCAAGCCGGTTGGAATTACATTCGGGGCACCGATTGATTTTTCGGACGCTGTCACGAAACTGGAGGGGAAAGAGTTCTATCAGCACGTGGGCCGGACCGTCATGGCCCGTATTGCCGAGCTGGGGCAGGTCCCCCCGCCGGCCGAACGCCCGGAATACCGGGCACCCGCCCCCTCTCGCAATGCTGAGTGA